From Providencia sp. R33, a single genomic window includes:
- the paaA gene encoding 1,2-phenylacetyl-CoA epoxidase subunit PaaA gives MSNINQANFEAKIEADVSIEPRDWMPDAYRQNLIRQIGQHAHSEVVGMLPEANWLTRAPTLRRKAILLAKIQDEAGHGLYLYSAAETLGCSRQDIYQKLLDEKMKYSSIFNYPTLNWADVGVVGWLVDGAAIVNQVALCRASYGPYARAMVKICKEESFHQRQGYEAVMALAQGTDEQKAMLQDAINRFWWPVLTMFGPNDSDSPHSAQSMAWKIKRFSNDELRQKFVDNTVPQVEALGMTIPDPDLIWDDELGHYRFGEIDWAEFYQVLKGNGICNHERLSAKRKGWEDGAWVREGAMAHSRKQKTVKSAA, from the coding sequence ATGAGCAATATAAATCAGGCTAACTTCGAAGCCAAAATCGAAGCAGATGTTTCCATCGAGCCCAGGGATTGGATGCCCGATGCCTATCGGCAGAACCTTATCCGCCAAATAGGCCAACATGCCCACTCTGAAGTGGTGGGGATGCTTCCAGAGGCCAACTGGCTAACGCGAGCACCTACACTACGTCGCAAAGCGATATTACTGGCCAAAATTCAAGATGAGGCAGGCCACGGTTTATACCTCTACAGCGCTGCGGAGACGCTTGGCTGCTCCCGCCAAGATATCTATCAAAAGCTGCTTGATGAAAAAATGAAATATTCCTCCATTTTTAATTATCCCACGCTGAATTGGGCGGATGTCGGGGTAGTTGGCTGGTTAGTGGATGGCGCCGCAATAGTGAACCAAGTTGCGCTGTGCCGAGCCTCGTACGGCCCGTATGCTCGTGCCATGGTGAAAATTTGTAAGGAAGAAAGTTTCCACCAGCGCCAAGGCTATGAAGCTGTAATGGCGCTGGCACAAGGAACTGATGAACAAAAAGCCATGCTGCAAGATGCGATAAACCGCTTTTGGTGGCCTGTTCTAACCATGTTTGGCCCAAATGACTCTGATTCCCCGCACAGTGCTCAAAGTATGGCGTGGAAAATCAAACGTTTCAGTAATGACGAGCTGCGCCAAAAATTTGTCGACAACACGGTGCCACAAGTCGAAGCACTCGGTATGACCATCCCTGACCCTGATTTAATTTGGGACGATGAGCTAGGTCACTACCGCTTTGGGGAAATTGATTGGGCAGAGTTTTACCAAGTGCTCAAAGGTAACGGCATTTGTAACCATGAACGCCTCAGTGCAAAGCGCAAAGGCTGGGAAGACGGCGCATGGGTGCGTGAAGGTGCCATGGCACATAGCCGCAAGCAAAAAACTGTGAAATCAGCCGCTTAA
- the paaF gene encoding 2,3-dehydroadipyl-CoA hydratase PaaF, translated as MENPWILSQQNQRVLTLTLNRPEVRNALSTPCLELLVQHLEAADNNAQIGAIVITGNPRFFAAGADLKELQQQTIASAMIDKRPQVWRRLSMISKPIIAAANGYALGAGFELLLASDMVIAGESTRFGLPEITLGLMPGAGGTQRLIRAVGKSLAMQMVLTGESINAKRALQAGLVSEICVDDLVLERAQQLAQRIATHAPLAVRAAKAALVHAQDSHLTEGLQLERQYFVALAGTQDRQEGIDAFFEKRPPQFTGQ; from the coding sequence ATGGAAAATCCGTGGATTTTATCTCAACAAAACCAGCGCGTTCTCACCCTAACGTTGAACCGCCCCGAAGTGCGCAACGCACTCAGCACACCGTGCCTTGAACTCCTGGTACAACACCTTGAAGCGGCTGATAACAATGCGCAAATTGGTGCGATAGTGATCACTGGCAACCCGCGATTCTTTGCAGCAGGCGCAGATCTTAAAGAGCTACAACAGCAAACTATCGCCAGTGCGATGATAGATAAACGTCCTCAAGTGTGGCGTCGTTTATCCATGATATCAAAACCCATTATCGCTGCCGCCAATGGGTATGCACTTGGAGCGGGCTTCGAACTGCTCCTCGCCAGTGACATGGTGATTGCTGGAGAATCCACCCGTTTTGGGTTGCCCGAAATTACCCTCGGTTTAATGCCCGGGGCGGGCGGTACGCAACGTTTGATCCGTGCAGTAGGCAAATCTTTAGCCATGCAAATGGTACTAACAGGGGAATCGATTAATGCTAAACGCGCACTCCAAGCGGGGTTAGTCAGTGAAATTTGTGTCGATGATTTGGTTCTCGAACGCGCTCAGCAGCTTGCGCAACGTATTGCAACCCACGCACCTTTAGCTGTGCGCGCAGCAAAGGCCGCCTTAGTTCACGCCCAAGATAGCCACCTTACTGAGGGGTTACAGCTGGAGCGCCAATATTTTGTGGCCTTAGCAGGCACGCAAGATCGCCAAGAAGGGATCGATGCTTTCTTCGAAAAACGCCCACCTCAGTTTACAGGACAATAA
- the paaG gene encoding 2-(1,2-epoxy-1,2-dihydrophenyl)acetyl-CoA isomerase PaaG, giving the protein MTNEAMILTALENGVLTITLNRPDRLNSFNDEMHRQLSDAIKIAERDDSVRCLVITGAGRGFCAGQDLNDRNVSVGSEVPDLGFSVETYYNPLIRRLTALPKPIICAVNGVAAGAGAAIALAGDIVIAAKSASFIQSFCRLGLVPDSGGSWFLPQLAGHARAMGMALLGDKISAEQALQWGMIWQVTENEALTDTVLQLAQHLATQPTYGLGLIKKAIYCAATNTLDEQLDLERDLQRLGGRSEDYREGVNAFLNKREPQFKGR; this is encoded by the coding sequence ATGACAAACGAAGCGATGATCCTCACCGCACTGGAAAATGGGGTTCTCACCATCACCTTAAACCGCCCTGATAGGCTCAATAGCTTTAACGATGAAATGCACCGCCAGTTAAGTGATGCCATCAAAATTGCAGAACGTGACGATTCCGTACGTTGCTTAGTGATCACGGGTGCAGGCCGCGGCTTTTGTGCAGGGCAAGATCTCAACGATCGTAATGTCAGCGTGGGTAGCGAAGTGCCTGATCTGGGTTTTTCTGTGGAAACCTATTATAACCCGCTGATCCGCCGTCTTACCGCTTTACCAAAACCAATTATTTGTGCCGTCAATGGTGTCGCAGCAGGTGCAGGTGCAGCTATCGCACTCGCTGGGGATATCGTTATCGCTGCCAAAAGCGCGAGTTTTATTCAATCATTTTGCCGCCTAGGCCTAGTTCCTGACTCAGGAGGAAGCTGGTTTTTACCCCAACTCGCTGGGCACGCCAGAGCAATGGGTATGGCATTATTGGGAGACAAAATCAGTGCAGAGCAAGCATTGCAATGGGGAATGATTTGGCAAGTTACTGAAAATGAGGCACTCACAGACACCGTTTTGCAACTAGCTCAACACCTTGCGACACAACCCACCTATGGTCTTGGTCTTATCAAAAAAGCCATTTACTGTGCAGCAACCAACACCCTAGACGAACAGCTAGACCTTGAGCGTGATTTGCAGCGTTTAGGGGGGCGAAGTGAAGACTATCGCGAAGGGGTAAATGCTTTTTTAAACAAACGCGAACCACAGTTTAAGGGGCGATAA
- a CDS encoding class I SAM-dependent methyltransferase — protein MKTHHQAVYQQFDEQANAYLTSTVHAQGEDLLALQQRLQGCQGEDILDLGCGAGHASFCAAPWVKSVTAYDLSDSMLNVVAKSAQERQLTNITTSKGTAEQLPFADNHFDRVISRYSAHHWHDVEKALREVHRVLKVGGKGIFIDVVSPGHPLLDIYLQTVEVLRDTSHIRDYSAGEWSGMFNNAGLFVSGVQSFRLPLEFTSWVERMRTPKPLVEAIRQFQNTLSDEAKQHFAVQADGSFTSDVMLFEFHRQ, from the coding sequence ATGAAAACGCACCACCAAGCGGTTTATCAACAATTTGATGAGCAAGCTAACGCCTATTTAACCAGCACAGTTCATGCTCAGGGGGAAGATTTACTCGCTTTACAGCAGCGGCTACAAGGTTGTCAGGGTGAAGACATTCTTGATCTTGGTTGTGGTGCGGGGCACGCAAGTTTTTGTGCGGCACCATGGGTAAAATCGGTCACTGCTTATGATTTATCTGACTCGATGTTGAATGTCGTGGCAAAGAGTGCACAGGAGCGCCAGCTAACCAATATTACTACGAGCAAGGGCACAGCGGAGCAATTGCCGTTTGCGGACAATCATTTTGATCGGGTGATTAGCCGCTATTCTGCGCACCATTGGCATGATGTCGAAAAAGCGCTGCGTGAGGTTCACCGTGTCCTGAAAGTCGGTGGAAAAGGTATTTTTATCGATGTTGTCTCGCCGGGCCATCCATTATTGGATATTTACCTGCAAACCGTTGAAGTGCTAAGGGATACGTCGCATATTCGTGATTATTCTGCAGGAGAATGGTCAGGGATGTTTAATAATGCTGGGCTATTTGTTAGTGGGGTTCAAAGCTTTCGTTTACCCCTTGAGTTTACCAGTTGGGTCGAGCGGATGCGAACGCCAAAACCGTTGGTTGAGGCAATTCGCCAATTCCAAAATACTCTCAGTGATGAGGCAAAACAGCATTTTGCAGTACAAGCAGACGGTTCATTTACTTCTGACGTAATGCTGTTTGAATTTCATCGCCAATAA
- the paaD gene encoding 1,2-phenylacetyl-CoA epoxidase subunit PaaD, with the protein MEQRLQLSELQSPQVHQIWQQLHQIPDPELPALSITDLGMIRNVLPSDQGWKVIFTPTYSGCPATEFLINEIKTILGDAGFEQVDIEVMLTPAWTTDWMNQDAKRRLREFGIAPPQGTSCEHPEHKGAIRCPRCDSEQTEKISEFGSTACKALYKCTECLEPFDYFKCI; encoded by the coding sequence ATGGAACAGAGACTGCAATTAAGCGAGCTTCAATCACCCCAAGTTCATCAGATCTGGCAACAGCTGCATCAAATTCCCGATCCTGAGCTGCCTGCACTCTCTATTACTGATCTTGGCATGATCCGCAATGTGCTTCCAAGCGATCAAGGTTGGAAAGTTATTTTTACACCCACGTATTCCGGTTGCCCAGCCACTGAGTTTTTAATTAATGAAATTAAAACCATTTTGGGTGATGCAGGTTTCGAACAGGTTGATATCGAAGTGATGCTAACTCCTGCGTGGACAACCGATTGGATGAATCAAGATGCCAAAAGGCGCTTGCGCGAATTTGGTATCGCACCGCCACAAGGCACCTCTTGCGAGCACCCTGAACACAAAGGGGCGATTCGCTGCCCACGCTGTGATAGCGAACAAACGGAAAAAATTAGCGAATTTGGTTCAACAGCATGCAAAGCATTATATAAATGCACCGAATGCTTAGAGCCGTTTGATTACTTTAAATGTATTTAG
- the paaB gene encoding 1,2-phenylacetyl-CoA epoxidase subunit PaaB encodes MSNQDWPLYEVFVRSKQGLAHRHVGSLHAADDQMALENARDAYTRRSEGCSIWVVKAAYLIASQPEDKGMFFDPADTKVYRHPTFYTIPDGIKNM; translated from the coding sequence ATGAGTAACCAAGACTGGCCTTTATATGAAGTTTTTGTTCGCAGTAAACAGGGTTTAGCCCATCGTCATGTGGGAAGTTTACATGCTGCAGATGACCAAATGGCACTGGAAAATGCTCGCGATGCCTATACCCGACGCAGCGAAGGCTGTTCCATTTGGGTCGTCAAAGCAGCGTATTTAATTGCTTCACAACCTGAAGATAAAGGCATGTTTTTTGACCCAGCAGACACCAAGGTTTACCGCCACCCGACGTTTTATACCATCCCTGATGGCATTAAGAACATGTAA
- the paaC gene encoding 1,2-phenylacetyl-CoA epoxidase subunit PaaC → MNQQELLHYYTLRLGDSPLILAQRLCEWCGHAPELEIDLALSNIGLDLLGQARNFLSYAAQLKGNGSDEDKLAFLRDEREFSNLLLVEQPNNDFGDTLVRQFFMDAYHVPLYESLIHSRDEQLSAIAEKSLKEAIYHLRFSRNWIIRLGDGTAESHRRIQRSINELWRFTGELFHADNIEITLSEAGLAVDPRSLKDAWLTTITETFDDATLSVPEKDAYRLGGKQGSHTEHLGLLLTQLQFMQRAYPNSQW, encoded by the coding sequence ATGAATCAGCAAGAACTGCTCCATTATTACACGTTACGACTCGGTGACTCCCCCTTAATTCTGGCTCAACGCCTGTGTGAGTGGTGCGGACATGCCCCTGAACTTGAAATCGACCTTGCGCTCTCCAATATTGGCCTTGATTTACTGGGGCAAGCTCGCAATTTTTTAAGTTACGCCGCCCAGCTAAAAGGCAATGGAAGTGATGAAGACAAACTGGCTTTTCTGCGCGATGAGCGAGAATTCAGCAATTTGTTACTCGTTGAGCAACCAAATAATGACTTTGGTGACACTTTAGTGCGCCAGTTCTTTATGGATGCTTATCACGTTCCATTATATGAATCCCTAATTCATAGTCGTGATGAACAACTTTCAGCTATCGCAGAAAAATCCCTCAAAGAGGCCATTTACCACTTACGCTTTAGCCGTAATTGGATTATCCGTTTAGGGGATGGCACGGCGGAAAGCCACCGACGAATCCAACGTTCCATCAATGAATTATGGCGCTTTACAGGTGAGCTTTTCCACGCAGATAACATTGAAATTACCCTTAGTGAAGCAGGTCTGGCCGTTGATCCTCGTTCATTGAAAGACGCATGGTTAACCACTATCACAGAAACTTTTGATGACGCTACACTCAGCGTGCCTGAGAAAGACGCTTACCGTTTAGGGGGCAAGCAAGGCAGCCACACTGAGCATCTCGGCCTACTCTTAACGCAATTGCAATTTATGCAACGCGCTTACCCAAATAGCCAGTGGTGA
- the paaZ gene encoding phenylacetic acid degradation bifunctional protein PaaZ, translated as MQHLTSYIMGKWVQGKGKERTIYHALTNQALYAVTTEGLPLSESLAYGRNVGGAALSAMTFQQRGQMLKAVAKYLLEHKAELYAISAQTGATKTDSWVDIEGGIGTLFAYSGLASRELPDDTIWPEGDMVPLSKQGQFIGHHILTSRRGVALHINAFNFPCWGMLEKLAPTWLAGMPAIIKPATASAQVTQAMVKLMTDSGLVPEGAIQLVCGGVGDMFDYLDFEDVVTFTGAASTGQKLKSHPRIIEKSVPFTMEADSLNCAILGNDVQPEQPEFALFIKEVTREMIAKAGQKCTAIRRIIVPQNQLDNVKQALLKRLSGTTMGDPAVDGVRMGALINLEQRQDVQAKVDYLRSNGCEVLCGGQFEQLDVIGANSQNGAFYPPTLLYCAEPFKSSAVHETEAFGPVSTLMSYENLEQAVQLAILGGGSLAGTLVTADAQVAQSVIRASARAHGRMLVLNEASAVESTGHGSPLPLLVHGGPGRAGGGEELGGLRAVMHYMQRTAIQASPSMLTAINQQWLRGADTVADVVHPFRKYFEDLVIGDTLLTARRTVTEADITNFACLSGDNFYVHVDKIGAAQSLFGERIAHGYFVVSAAAGLFVDAGVGPVIANYGMENLRFIEPVKIGDTIQVRLTCKKKIKKPQKLAEDKPNGVVEWDVQVFNQEGTAVALYSILTLVERRTGDFH; from the coding sequence ATGCAGCATTTAACAAGTTACATTATGGGGAAGTGGGTACAGGGTAAGGGGAAAGAGCGGACGATTTACCATGCGTTAACCAATCAAGCTTTATATGCAGTGACAACAGAGGGGCTTCCGCTATCCGAGAGTCTGGCCTATGGGAGAAATGTAGGTGGAGCAGCGTTATCTGCGATGACATTTCAGCAACGGGGTCAGATGCTAAAAGCGGTTGCCAAGTACCTGTTAGAACATAAAGCCGAACTCTATGCGATTTCTGCGCAAACTGGGGCAACGAAAACAGATAGCTGGGTGGATATTGAAGGGGGGATCGGGACGCTATTCGCCTATTCAGGGTTAGCAAGTAGAGAGCTTCCCGATGACACTATTTGGCCTGAGGGCGATATGGTTCCCTTGTCTAAACAGGGGCAATTTATTGGTCACCATATTTTGACATCTCGCCGTGGTGTTGCGCTGCATATTAATGCGTTTAACTTTCCTTGTTGGGGAATGTTAGAAAAATTGGCACCGACATGGTTAGCTGGCATGCCTGCCATTATTAAACCTGCAACGGCATCCGCCCAAGTTACCCAAGCGATGGTGAAATTGATGACTGACAGCGGTCTTGTCCCAGAAGGGGCTATTCAGCTAGTTTGTGGCGGTGTTGGGGATATGTTTGATTACCTTGATTTTGAGGACGTGGTGACGTTCACAGGGGCAGCCTCTACAGGGCAAAAGCTTAAATCCCACCCTCGCATTATTGAAAAATCGGTGCCTTTCACTATGGAAGCCGATTCGCTGAACTGTGCAATTTTAGGTAATGACGTTCAACCAGAACAGCCTGAATTTGCATTGTTTATCAAAGAAGTTACCCGTGAAATGATTGCGAAAGCGGGGCAAAAATGTACGGCAATTCGCCGCATTATTGTGCCGCAAAACCAGTTAGATAATGTCAAACAGGCGCTACTTAAGCGCTTATCAGGTACCACAATGGGTGACCCTGCGGTTGATGGGGTTCGTATGGGGGCGTTGATTAATTTAGAGCAGCGGCAAGATGTGCAAGCTAAAGTGGATTATCTGCGTAGCAATGGTTGTGAGGTGCTCTGCGGTGGGCAGTTCGAACAATTAGACGTCATTGGTGCGAATAGTCAAAACGGTGCATTTTACCCTCCAACACTCTTGTATTGTGCAGAGCCGTTTAAATCTTCAGCCGTTCATGAAACCGAGGCTTTTGGCCCAGTTTCTACACTAATGAGTTACGAAAATCTTGAGCAAGCGGTACAGCTTGCCATTTTAGGGGGCGGCAGCCTTGCAGGTACATTAGTGACAGCGGATGCACAAGTTGCACAGTCGGTGATTCGTGCGAGTGCGCGAGCACATGGCCGCATGTTGGTGCTAAATGAGGCATCAGCAGTAGAGTCCACAGGGCATGGTTCGCCATTGCCACTTTTAGTACATGGAGGACCTGGGCGTGCAGGCGGTGGGGAGGAACTTGGTGGGTTGAGAGCAGTGATGCATTATATGCAGCGCACGGCAATTCAAGCTAGCCCATCAATGTTAACTGCTATTAACCAGCAGTGGCTCCGTGGTGCAGATACCGTTGCTGATGTTGTTCATCCTTTTAGAAAATATTTCGAAGATTTAGTGATTGGCGATACTTTGCTTACCGCAAGGCGTACCGTCACAGAAGCGGATATTACGAACTTTGCTTGCCTTAGTGGTGATAATTTCTATGTTCACGTCGATAAAATCGGCGCGGCACAATCCTTGTTTGGCGAGCGTATCGCACACGGTTATTTTGTGGTCTCAGCGGCGGCGGGTTTATTTGTTGATGCAGGGGTTGGTCCTGTTATCGCGAATTACGGGATGGAAAACTTGCGTTTTATCGAACCTGTAAAAATCGGTGATACCATTCAAGTTCGCCTAACGTGCAAGAAAAAGATTAAAAAGCCTCAAAAATTAGCTGAAGATAAACCAAACGGTGTTGTTGAATGGGATGTGCAGGTATTCAACCAGGAGGGTACAGCCGTAGCGCTTTATAGCATTTTAACGCTAGTGGAGCGCCGAACTGGGGATTTTCACTGA
- the paaE gene encoding 1,2-phenylacetyl-CoA epoxidase subunit PaaE, translating into MTVFHRLSIAAIERDTPDAVAVAFNVPDALREQYRYRPGQHLTLKAAINGENLRRCYSICSSPDEETLKIGVKAIYEGRFSNFINQQLNVGDSLDVMIPQGQFGYQPETHTHAHYLAVAAGSGITPLLSIIKATLQTEPKSHFVLIYGNRNSRSVMFKENIADLKNRFAARFQVLYLFSQEPQDSELLSGRISQQQLSALGNTLLNFKQFDRAFICGPESMMDEVHDTLVNYGMPKEFVHTERFNTSGAKFKPTSVQSNETRQVSIHLDGRTLDISMDSQDDSILDAALRQGADLPYACKGGVCATCKCKLRSGEVEMGVNYSLEPDQIADGYILSCQAWPKGDGVVLDFDV; encoded by the coding sequence ATGACTGTATTTCATCGTTTAAGTATTGCCGCCATTGAGCGCGACACCCCTGACGCCGTTGCGGTGGCGTTCAATGTTCCTGACGCCTTGCGCGAACAATATCGCTATCGCCCTGGGCAACACCTCACCTTAAAAGCCGCCATTAATGGTGAAAATTTGCGCCGCTGCTACTCCATTTGCAGCTCACCCGACGAAGAGACACTAAAAATTGGTGTAAAAGCTATTTATGAAGGGCGCTTTTCTAATTTTATCAATCAACAACTGAACGTCGGCGATAGCCTCGATGTGATGATCCCGCAGGGGCAGTTTGGCTACCAGCCTGAAACACATACCCATGCACACTACCTCGCCGTTGCGGCAGGCTCTGGGATCACCCCTTTGCTTTCCATCATTAAAGCCACATTGCAAACCGAACCTAAAAGCCACTTTGTGTTGATTTATGGCAATCGTAATAGCCGTTCAGTGATGTTTAAAGAAAATATTGCGGACTTAAAAAACCGTTTTGCTGCGCGTTTTCAAGTGCTTTATCTCTTTAGCCAAGAACCTCAAGATAGCGAACTTCTTAGCGGTCGTATTAGCCAACAGCAGCTTTCTGCATTAGGCAATACATTGTTAAATTTCAAACAATTTGACCGTGCGTTTATCTGCGGCCCTGAAAGTATGATGGATGAAGTGCATGACACCCTCGTCAATTACGGCATGCCAAAAGAATTCGTTCACACTGAGCGCTTCAACACATCAGGGGCAAAATTTAAACCGACTTCAGTGCAGTCTAATGAAACACGCCAAGTCAGTATTCACCTCGATGGGCGCACCTTAGATATCAGTATGGACAGCCAAGATGACAGCATCTTAGATGCAGCATTGCGCCAAGGTGCCGACCTGCCATACGCATGTAAAGGGGGCGTGTGCGCAACTTGTAAATGCAAATTGCGCTCAGGGGAAGTGGAAATGGGCGTCAACTACAGCCTCGAACCAGACCAAATCGCCGATGGGTACATCTTAAGTTGCCAAGCATGGCCGAAGGGCGATGGCGTTGTTTTAGACTTTGACGTATAG
- a CDS encoding monooxygenase yields MSVILQVDFPYQGPWGEEMTTAMNDLAESINQEPGFIWKIWTENQHTQMAGGVYLFASELEAKAYLAKHSARLKAFGVPDVRGEIFAVNTALSQLNQAQFIAK; encoded by the coding sequence ATGAGCGTAATTTTACAGGTAGACTTCCCATACCAAGGCCCATGGGGCGAAGAAATGACAACAGCAATGAATGATTTAGCTGAGTCAATCAACCAAGAACCCGGTTTTATCTGGAAAATTTGGACTGAAAACCAACATACCCAAATGGCGGGTGGCGTTTACCTGTTTGCTTCTGAGTTAGAGGCAAAAGCTTACTTAGCCAAACACAGTGCACGTTTAAAAGCCTTTGGCGTGCCTGATGTCAGAGGTGAAATTTTTGCTGTAAATACTGCGCTCAGCCAACTTAACCAAGCGCAGTTTATTGCGAAATAA
- the phrB gene encoding deoxyribodipyrimidine photo-lyase, with protein MAAKQICHLIWFRHDLRVTDNKALSSACADPQANVIALYTATPEQWQQHDVSARQIAFIHQNLVELQHSLAQLGIPLICHTAAYFTDAAKWVLDYAKEQQADALFFNRQYEWNEKKRDEWLIEHAPPMQIHAFDDALLLPPGVVTNQKGEMYQVYTPFRRAFITQLTVTDSRSLRAPDKRSKPLNIETTSPLFPHEHQDIAQPFPAGEQAALKQLRQFCAQKVADYQHDRDFPSINGTSQLSPYLAIGVLSPRQCFNRLQTENPQVLDYPDSGAFTWLNELIWREFYTHLLVAFPHLCRHQPFIQWTQYIHWNDSPTDFEAWKSGKTGYPIVDAAMRQLNTTGWMHNRLRMIVASFLVKDLLIDWRKGEKYFMAQLIDGTLAANNGGWQWSASTGVDASPWFRIFNPTTQGKKFDAQGSFIRHWLPELGDIPDKYIHTPHEWAEENNTTIDYPKPIVDHKQARLNTLEAFEAGKRNSLKYDK; from the coding sequence ATGGCAGCGAAGCAGATTTGTCATCTTATTTGGTTTCGTCATGATTTACGCGTCACCGATAACAAAGCGCTTTCCTCGGCCTGCGCTGACCCGCAGGCCAATGTCATCGCTCTCTACACCGCAACACCAGAGCAATGGCAACAACACGATGTTTCTGCGCGGCAAATCGCCTTTATTCACCAAAATCTGGTGGAATTACAGCATTCCCTTGCGCAGCTAGGCATTCCGCTTATTTGCCATACCGCTGCATATTTTACCGATGCGGCTAAATGGGTGCTGGATTACGCCAAAGAACAGCAGGCCGATGCCCTGTTTTTCAATCGGCAGTATGAATGGAATGAAAAAAAGCGCGATGAATGGCTGATAGAACACGCACCACCAATGCAAATCCATGCTTTTGACGATGCGTTGTTACTGCCTCCAGGCGTAGTCACAAATCAAAAAGGCGAAATGTACCAAGTTTATACCCCGTTCCGCCGTGCTTTTATAACCCAACTCACCGTCACCGACAGCCGTTCATTACGTGCACCAGACAAGCGTTCAAAGCCATTAAACATTGAGACAACCTCGCCCCTATTTCCCCATGAGCATCAAGATATCGCGCAACCGTTCCCCGCGGGTGAACAAGCCGCCTTAAAACAGCTCAGGCAGTTCTGCGCTCAAAAAGTTGCAGATTACCAACACGATAGGGATTTCCCCTCAATTAATGGCACTAGCCAGTTATCACCGTATCTCGCAATTGGAGTACTATCACCTCGCCAGTGCTTCAATCGCTTACAAACTGAAAACCCACAGGTTCTTGACTACCCTGATAGCGGCGCATTCACTTGGTTAAACGAACTAATTTGGCGTGAATTTTATACTCACCTCTTAGTGGCATTTCCTCACTTGTGCCGCCACCAGCCCTTTATTCAATGGACGCAATATATTCACTGGAATGATTCACCTACCGATTTTGAAGCATGGAAAAGCGGAAAAACGGGCTACCCAATTGTTGATGCGGCCATGCGCCAGCTGAATACCACTGGCTGGATGCATAATCGGTTACGAATGATTGTGGCAAGCTTCTTAGTCAAAGATTTGCTCATCGATTGGCGAAAAGGGGAGAAATACTTTATGGCCCAGCTCATTGATGGGACTTTAGCGGCCAATAATGGTGGCTGGCAATGGTCTGCCTCTACAGGTGTGGATGCCTCTCCGTGGTTTCGTATTTTCAACCCAACCACACAAGGGAAAAAATTTGATGCACAAGGCTCGTTTATTCGCCATTGGCTCCCCGAATTAGGGGATATCCCGGATAAATATATCCATACCCCTCATGAATGGGCAGAAGAAAACAATACAACCATTGATTACCCTAAGCCTATCGTTGATCACAAACAAGCGCGTTTAAACACACTGGAAGCGTTTGAAGCAGGTAAACGCAATAGTCTTAAATACGATAAATAG